Part of the Triticum urartu cultivar G1812 chromosome 2, Tu2.1, whole genome shotgun sequence genome, CGAAACTGGCAACCGCCGGTCAGCGTTGTTATGTGATCGTGGAGATCGTCGATGGTGGAGCTATGGCAGTTATCTCCCCACCCCGCATGATAAAAAGGTGCAAACCTCCCTTGTCTTGAGTTCTCCCTCATTCTCTCTTCCTTTTTACTCATCGGGCCACCGCTGCCGTCTTCACCTCGCGCCGGCATCAGCGGCGGCAGTGGAGCGGACGACGGCTTCGTGTCTGCCCTCGGTGCGTGGTGAAGGGGCGGTGGCGGTCGACGTGATTCGGCTGGGTGCGCGCGACACCGCGTGTGGCGCTGCTCCGACTCGGCGGCGCGTGGACCAGGACCAGACTCGCCGCATTCCGGTCACGACGCGCATCCAGCTCTGCTGCAACTGCCGCTTTTTATCATCCACGGTCACCTGCGACATTCCACATACAGGCCAGGTCTGAACAGAGAAGTTACCTGCCACACAACATGGTAACATACATTCCCGCCAATCAGTTTCTTTGGATGTAATGGAAACAAATAATGCATGAGAGAGATATGGAGCTCAGCTCCTTCCTTTAGCAATCTATGCTTCTCCCAGTAAATCCTTGCATCTTAGAGGCTTGAACCAACGTTGCTTCATTTCTTGATAGCAGTTTTCTTTTAAATATTATACTACCTGAATGCCCGTGGCTCAGTCGTTATATTCATACTATGCATACATAAATTCAGCCATTAAAAAAATTAATCTGAGAGCCAGCATGTGCATACCTTAACAATTATTCATTGATTCTTCCTGCTAAGCTTTATTAGCAGCAAGTGAAATGGTGGGAGAGCACTCGTCGCCATGGCCGAATCTAGCGACAAAAGAACAATTTTCACTtctcaaagagcaattttcactTCTCAAAGATGTTCTTTTACTTTGGCAGCTGCAGGCCACATATATATTAGTAGTCCTGTTGTACAACTTTGATGAATTTTCCTTTTCCAAGTTATTGTTGGTCCAGTTATTGGCCTCTCTAAAAACATTTGTTTTCACATGTCCTTTGCTCCCAGGAAATCTGGTTCAAGCTCTACTGTTGTTTTATAGAAGAAAGTTGGAGGCGGCATTCGAAAATCCAGCAGGTTCTTCTTCTGGGTATGAAAAAAAATGACTATAGATTTCGTGGTCTGCCATTGCTTTTCTATTTCTTTGTGTTCTTGTTGTATCAGATGGCATGATTGGCATCTATTTCAAAAAGTCCATATACTTCAGCAATTGACAGATTTTGCTATCATACAAGTCAATAACAATAGGCATCGATTGCAAACTTTAGAGGTACTATGCATGTGTGTTAGAATTTTATTGATTTGTATCTATCCTTATTGCCACTCTGTTGCTTCCAAATTTAAATGTGACATATTTTGTTAAACTGTATTAGATGGCGCCAATTAACCTTAGACGTCAGCGGACATTTGCAAACTTCACAAAAAAACCAGTTGAGCCTAGGTAAGTTTAACATGCTTTCTCATATTTGAAAGAAAAGGAAAACCCTGTTAGCTAATTTAAGCTATTTGTTATAGATTCATAGACTTCGACGACATCGAATATTCTGATACATTCAGGACTTGTAGCATCTGCGTGAGGGTAGATGTCAAATTCCCGGTTAATCCGAGTGGTGATAAGCTTCACTTCATTCTTATGGACAAAACTGTAAGTCTCAAGCATGTTAGATTGCTAAAATAGACATTTGTTTTATCATCATCTTACATTTCCTAAAACAATTCTAAGGGTGCCAAAATCGAGGCTATAGTTGCCGGAAAAGATTTAGTGAATAGATTCAATATTACATTGCACATGGGTCGTAAGTACATCATTCATGGTGTTACTATGCGGCCTAACTTTGAAGAACTGGAGTGTAGATACATTCAACACACATATGAGTGTTCCTTCAGCGCAAGGACATTTGTTGAGTCTCTCTCACTTCAATTTCCAACATATCCCAAGCATTTGATGCCGTTCCAAGAAGTTCAGAGGTGTCCAAGAAACACTTTCGTAGGTATGCATTCAAGCATATAATACTTACTAACATAGAGATAATCTTGGTATATAATTTTGACTAATGA contains:
- the LOC125534626 gene encoding uncharacterized protein LOC125534626; translated protein: MAPINLRRQRTFANFTKKPVEPRFIDFDDIEYSDTFRTCSICVRVDVKFPVNPSGDKLHFILMDKTGAKIEAIVAGKDLVNRFNITLHMGRKYIIHGVTMRPNFEELECRYIQHTYECSFSARTFVESLSLQFPTYPKHLMPFQEVQRCPRNTFVDIIGIVVHYDGHERIGGYPGAEIYREVTFMDMWGKLIVVGIWGGNLIQNSYRWSTTEGNKSIVLATMLRKDCKYGNLETSNYTTLAFNPDHTAARALDDIRQKIIGGLIDMKFVQQFIEWRWAFLASKLSTKDPRHRMYTKKARRM